The Cylindrospermum stagnale PCC 7417 genome segment GAATCAAAAAATTGGGGTACTCCAGAACAATTGGGTTTGGAAGTAGGAACCACAAATGCTAATGCTTTGGCGCTGATTCGGGCAATTGCTCCTGAACGGATCATCATGGCACGTAGCATTTGGGCTGAGGGTAGTAATCTTAAAGAAATTTTGGCAGCAGGCTTGAATGCTAACGGTGACGGTTTGCTAATTCCTGTACCTCAAGATATGTTAGGAAAGCCAAAATTATCTCAGGCAATTCAGTCTTTACATTCAGAAATTAATCAAATCCGAACTGAAATTATCTGGGATGGTTCGACCTGTTCTGTGTGGTTTCCTGATATTTGTTTTTTAGATCAGCATCCTCACCAAGATTTGATTTTGCAACTTTATGATATTGGTTGCATTATGTTTGGTGACTATGTCCAAGCATCTGGAGCGACTTTTCCTTATTACATCGACTTACGGAAGATTATTTCCAATCCTCAAGTTTTTAATCAAGTGATCGTTGCCTATGAAGAAATTTTAAAAAATCTGACTTTTGATAGATTAGCAGGTATTCCCTATGGTTCTTTACCTACTGCAACTGGTTTGTCCTTGCGCCTTGATTGTCCGATGATTTTTCCCCGGAAAGAGGTGAAAGCACACGGAACTCGGAAGTTAATTGAGGGTGATTTCCATCCTGGTGAAACGGTCGTGGTAGTTGATGATATTCTGATTAGTGGCAAAAGTGTCATGGAAGGAGCAGAAAAGTTAAAATCAGCGGGATTAAATGTTAATGATATTGTGGTATTCATTGACCATGAACAAGGTGTAAAAGATAAATTACAACAGAATGGTTATCTGGGTCACTCGGTTTTAACTATTTCAGAAATTGTCACTACTCTGCATCAAGCAGGACGGATAAATAATGAGCAATTTTTAGCTTTTACAGAAAGCAATGAGGGTATATAGCGATCCTAAATAAGATGTGTATCCCTTCGGGAGCCGTAGGCATCACATCTCTTTTTTATCTTCCTCTGCGACGGCAGTCGCTACAACTCTTGGAACCCCCGCAACGCGCTGCCTCCTCTCTGCGTCTCTGCGGTAATGCCGACCGCTCCCGAAGGGATACACAACTCAAATAGGATTGCTATATAAATACAACAAATTGCCCAGAATTTCGCTTTTCTAAGTTGAGACGTTGCATGGAACGTCTCAACAGTGTGGTCTATTCAAGTAGTTTGCAGTAGCTGCAACTTCCAGTTTTTAGGTAATTTTAAAATTGATGATTATGAATTTGTCTCTCAATCAACTACTTAAATGGTTAATTTTTACGCTGCTATTTCCGCTAATCTTTCTTAATGTTTGGCTAGTATTTAAGTTTTTTAAATATTTTCAGCCATTAGTGACAATTTTTGTCTTAGCGACTTTGTTTGCCTTCATTTTAAACTATCCGGCTTCTCTTCTCCAGAAACGAGGACTTAAACGCAACTATGCAGTGGCGTTAGTTTTTATATTAGCATTGCTGATTTTAGTCGCGGTGGGTATCACGTTGCTACCCGTTGCGTTAGAGCAATTTAATGAAATGGCTAAACTCTTTCCCCAATGGGTTGATTCTAGTGAGGAAAAACTCCAGAGTTTGAATGATTTGGTTTTTGACCAGAAATTAAGAGTTAATTTAAGCCAGTTATTAACTAATATCATTAACCGCTTACCTGATGAATTAGAGCATTTGGGAAATCAAATCTTCAGCATTGTTGTAGATACTATTGATAGTATTTCTGAGGCATTAATTACAGTAGTACTAACTTTTTATCTATTATTAGATGGTGAGAGACTTTCAGAGTCAATACTGAAAAAATTACCATTAAATTTTGGTCAGTTTTTGAGAAATTCTCTTCAGCAAAATTTCCAGAATTATTTGATTGGTCAGGTAAGTTTGGCTTTGCTGATGGGACTTTCGGAAACGTTGATGTTTTTAGTTTTTCGAGTTCAGTTTGGTTTATTGTTTGGTTTAGGGGTTGGGCTTTTGAGCTTAATTCCTTTTGGTGATGTTGTTAGTTTGGTTATCATAATTTTAATTATAGCTTCCCATGACTTTTGGTTAGCAGTGAAGATTTTTGCGGTAGCTATTGTTATTGACCAGTTAATTGATCAGGCGATCGCACCGCGTCTTTTAGGTAAGTTTACGGGAATTAGACCAATATGGGTAATAATTTCTTTACTTGTCGGCACTTATATCGCCGGGGTGTTGGGTTTGCTAATAGCAGTACCAGTGGCGGGTTTAATCAAAGATGCGATTGACGCTTTATCTAGTGATATTGATCACGCTGTTGAGGGTGAAGGTGTAGCAGAAATGTTAACTGAGGAGTCAGCAACGCAGTGAATTGGCGCGATCGCTTCGAGCGGGCGCTCCGCGCGATCGCTTTGCGTCATCGCCTTTCTAGCTTTGGTATAAAATGTGAAAGCTTCCTAGTTCAGTGAAAATACGACGAATATGCCGAAAGCTGGTGATGGCGTTAGAAAAATGGCTTTGAAGCGCCGAACTGGGGCTGTATTACAGTTTAGTGCAGCTGGCGGTTTTGTGATTATTCCGCTTTTGCTACCTATTCCCCCAGGATTAAAACTCTTGGTTTGGCTTGGCTGCTTGGTTTGTGCAGCTTTCCTTTACCAGCAAGGAAAGCATTTATGGATGCGAGCAAATCTAGCCACACAAGGGGCTGTAGGGGAAGAAAAAGTTGCCGAAACTTTAAAACCTCTGGAAAGTCAAGGTTGGAAGATTGAATATAACATCCCCCTAAAGCCCTGGGGTGATGCTGATGTGTTTCTGCATTCCCCTAAAGGTAATTACTTTGTCATCGATACCAAGAGTCAAAGAGGAGGAGTATTTTTTGATGGTTCTGTACTAAAGCAACGCTTCGGTAAGAAAGTTCACGAATTTAGGGGTGGAAAAGACTTATTGAAAGTTGTCGCAGGTCAAGCTGCCACTCTTAGAGATGTGAAACGGGTTAAATCTGTGCAGCCTATTCTGTGTTTTACACAAGCAAACTTAGAGGGAATTAAACAAAATCAAGATATTAATGGTGTGTATGTAGTAACTTCAGCAAAGTTAGTGAGTTTGTTAAAACAACTAGATAGAAATTAATGCACAAATAACTAGAAATATAATTTACAAAGCTTGTAAAAATAACTTTAAACCATCAAAAGCCGGACTATCCCAGTTAAAATAACCCGCTTGTGCTGCTTCTCCTAAACGCTTATCTGGCGCAATTTGTGACGCTAGCCAAACGCGTAAACGTGCTTTTGCTATATCTTTATTTTTCGGTTCTCTCCCTACTGTGGAATAAACACATTTAAAGTAATCATCTACACATTGTATAGCTCGGTCTGTTGTCACTGCTTTTAAACAGACATCTTCTAGCATTCCATTATTTTGATAATCTGGCAAAATCAAAACGCTGACTTGGGGACTTTCTCCAATAATTTGTTTGGGGCGATTTGGTATAGGTAATTTCCCAGTGTTTAAAAAGCCGCAGACACTATCAAATGCATTTATGGCTGAATCATCGGCATCCCGTGTAATACCTAGAGAAACTACTTCATTATAACTAGGTCGCAAATGTAGTGTTTTCAAATAATTTCCAAGTCCCTGTTTACCTCCATAATTTTCTACCTAAATATCAGAGGATGTCTGAGAAGTTGTTAGTGATAAATCAAACACTGGTAGATCCCCCTAAATCCACGCCAGTCGCTCATGGGGAGCCACTGCGTTGGACGGGTTTCCCTGCTTAAAGCAAGTGGCGTGGAGACCCCCAAGACCGCGCTGGCTCCCCTTTTTAAGGGGGACTTTGACTCTTGTTCCCCCCGGAAGGGGGGTTAGGGGGGATCTCGATCAATTTTGATACTTTTCAGACATCCTCTCAGTAATGTTAAGATGATTTAGAAATGCATTGAAAAATAAGACTTCTTCTGAACCTTCACCAATAAGTAGTTTTGGCTTGGAGAGTTGCTGCGATTTGCTAGACATCAGCGAATCTCCCAGTCCAATTCTTCTGAGGTCTCTAAAGCTTCTTGGTCATAAGTAATGGCTTTAATTTCATCTTTTACTCTATCAAGTCGATGATAGCGAAAATCATATTTATCACTATTTTTAAATGCTTCGTGCGCTGCTATGATGCACTCTCGACTGTGGGTAGTGGCAAAGATTTGTACATCTGCTCTTCTAGCAGCATCAGCGATTGCTTTCCAGACATTTGTTAAAACTGAGTGATGTAAACCATTTTCAATTTCATCAATTAAAACAGTTCCACCTTTAGCATTAGCTATTGCTAAGACGATTGATAGTAAGCGTCCTATTCCTTCTCCCATTAATGGTAATGGTACAAGCTGAGACACACCAATATCACCGTATATTATTGCTTCACTATCTACTAACACAGTAAGACGTTTCAAGCGTGGTTCTAATAAGCGTAGAGTTTGTAAAACTGCTTCTTGTTGCCCAACACGTTCCAGGTTACTAAAGCGCACAGTATCTTCTTTAGAAGAGCGGATATTAGTAGTTAAATAGATGCCTAGAGGAAATTTTTCTTTTCTAGAACGAGTACCAATTAATTTACCGTCGGCTGTTAGAGAGATGCGTGATGCACTTTTTTTATTTATTTGATATTCCAATACTAAGGTGTTATGTGGTTTAAACTCGGTTGTTAGTGATGCGTTAGATTGCAAATCCTCAAAATCTTCAAATAGTGATAGTTGTTTTTTTGATTCATTTAAATAAATTTCCAGGAATCGTTCTATTTGATTATTTTCAATACCACTTAGTTTAATAATATTATCAATCATTTCTTGTCCAAAGAAAAATCCTCTCATTTCTTCCATATCTTCAAATCTACCACTCTTTCCTATACCTCGTAGACGATTAATTTGTAATAATGATTCAGGATTATTTGGGTTGATAAAAATAAAAATGGCTTCTAAAAGTGAAGTTTTACCAACATTATTTTTGCCACCAATTAAGTTGATTCTTTCCAGTGGTTCAATGGTAAAGTTCTGGAAGCAACGAAAGTTTTTGAGTGTTAATGAGCGCAACATAGCTTAATTAATTGCCTCAGCATTGTTGAAGCTTCTTACTCCTATAATTTTATCTTCTTTTATGTCAATTATTTGACTATCATGCTACATAAAAAAATCCCCTGGCATTTCTACCAGGGGGAAATATTTACTTTAATAACAGTGATGAGGTCTAAATATTAGCCAACACTTGCTAATAAAAACTCGCGTGTTTCTGGCTTGGTTACTCTTACCTGTCCGTCATCATCAATATCGACAATGGCGGTGTCTCCATCGGCGATTTGACCAGACAGTAGTGCTTCGGCGAGAGAATCTTCTAACAGGCGCATAATTGCCCGACGTAACGGCCTAGCGCCGTAGCTGGGGTTGTAGCCTTCTTGTACTACACGCTCTTTGAAGCGATCGCTAACTTCTAGTTTAATTCCCCTTTCAGTCAAGCGGCCAGCCACATCGAGCAGCATAATTTCAGCAATTTGCTTGACTTCATCCTTACCCAACTGAGTAAAGACGATAATCTCATCTAAACGATTCAGGAACTCAGGACGGAAGTAAGCTTTCAATTCCTCATTGACTAAGGTGCGAATGCGGTTGTAACTAGCTTCTGATTGATTGTCGGCGAACTCAAAGCCTAAACCACTACCGCCTTTTTCAATCACCTTAGAACCGATGTTAGATGTCAAAATGATCAGCGTGTTCTTGAAGTCCACTTTCCGACCTTTGGCGTCGGTGAGTTGACCATCATCCAAGATTTGCAGCAACATATTGAATACATCGGGGTGCGCTTTTTCGATTTCGTCGAATAGCAGCACTGAGTATGGTTTGCGCCGCACAGCTTCTGTTAGTTGCCCGCCATCGTCGTAGCCAACGTAACCAGGTGGAGAACCAATCAGCTTGGAAACGGTGTGGCTTTCCATGAATTCCGACATATCTAGGCGAATCATCGCTTCTTCGGAACCGAAGAAATATGCAGCTAATGCCTTCGCCAATTCAGTTTTACCAACTCCGGTGGGGCCAGAGAAGATAAAGCTAGCAATTGGGCGATTGGGATTTTTTAGCCCGACACGTGCGCGACGAATGGCGCGAGAAACAGATGTAACTGCTTGTTCTTGACCGATGAGGCGTTGGTGAAGCGTGTCTTCTAGGTGTAATAGCAACTCTGATTCAGATTCCGTCAGTTTGTTAACTGGTACTCCTGTCCAAGAAGCGACAATTTGGGCGATGTCTTCTTCGCCAACGATGGGGATCGTAACAGTTTTATCGGTTTCTGATTCGGCGTGCAGTTGTGTTTGCAGTTCCAATTCTTGGCCGCGTAACTTGACAGCTTTGCCAAAGTCTTGGACTCTAATGGCGTCCTCTTTGGATTTGGTAACGCTGATTAGTTCGCGCTTGAGTTCTTTATTGGTGGAAGAGCGAGAGTTTCGCAAATGCACACGAGAGCCAGCTTCGTCAATTAAGTCGATGGCTTTATCTGGCAAAAAGCGATCGCTAATATAACGCTCTGACAACTCTGCTGCTGCCAAAATTGCCGCATCAGAAATATGCACTTTGTGGTGCTGTTCATAAGCACTGCGTAAGCCGTAGAGAATTTGGACAGTTTCCTCAATCGAGGGTTCACCTACCAAAATCGGTTGGAAACGCCGCTCTAAAGCAGCATCGCGCTCAATGTGCTGACGATATTCCTTGAGGGTGGTAGCACCAATGCACTGGAGTTCACCCCGTGCTAAGGCTGGCTTGAGGATGTTAGCTGCATCCAAACCGCCTTCTGTACCACCAGCGCCAACTAAGGTATGTACTTCGTCAATTACCAGGATGATATTGCCCACAGAGCGAATTTCATCCATGATTTTCTTTAGGCGTTCTTCAAAGTCGCCGCGAAAGCGAGTCCCAGATACCAGAGATCCCATATCCAGACTAATAACTTGCTTGTTGAGCAAAATCTCTGGAGCATCTTGGTTAACAATACGTTGAGCGATACCTTCTGCGATCGCTGTTTTACCAACTCCCGGTTCCCCAATCAACACTGGGTTATTCTTAGTCCGTCGACCCAGAATTTGAATGGTACGCTCAATTTCCTTTCCACGACCAACTACGGGGTCGAGTTTGCCTTCTTGTGCTAGTTTGGTGAGATTTCTGCCAAACTCCTCTATAGTTAGTTTTTGGTTACGCTTTTGACTATTACCACCAACGAATACAGAGGCATCATCACCCAAACGACGCATTACCGCAGTGCGGACAGCCTTTAGGTCAACCCCCAGATTTTGCAGTACTTTAGCGGCGACTCCCTCGCCCGCTTCAGTTAACCCCAATAATAAGTGTTCCGTGTTTATGTAGTTGTGTCCAAGGCTATGAGCTTCTCTAAACGATTGCTCGAACAAGCTTTTAACCTTGGGAGTAAAGGGAATTTCTGGCGGGACAAAGCCAGATCCTCGACCAATAATTTTTTCTACTTCGCGACGTGCATCTTTGAGGGTAACGCCCAACTCGGTCAGCACCTTAGCAGCAACCCCTGTTCCTTCTCCCATCAACCCTAGGAGAATTTGTTCCGTTCCTACAAAATTGTGTCCCAGTCGGCGTGCTTCCTCCTGGGCTAGCATAATTACTCTAATGGCTTCGGAAGTGAAGTGTTCAAACATAGCGGGTTATTGCTCCCTTGCTGCTTGGACTTTGGGTGAGATAAAGTTCACCCTCATCTAAAGTTTCTTGTATTTTCTTAAAGATAATGTATCTTTATTTAAAGTTAAATGGCAGTGGTGAGAGCCGTAAGAGCTAAGGTGTGGTTGCCGTCATCAGCCTAAAATGGCGAAATTGTGAGACTCCTACGTCCTTAAATCTTAATGAATTTTAAATGCTGTGAGCTGTAAGAATTATGACAGAATTTCCCGGAAGTAAAGATCAACAGCATCCTCTTTACAATCGCGATCGCCCCTTTATTGATATTCTACTCACTCAAGAGGCAACAGATTACAATTTGGCAGAACTTGCTCGGCTAAAAATTCGTTATCAAGGGTTCCCAGGTGCTAGAGACATTCAACAAGACCTAGATAAAGCCTTGCAGCGCTGGGGTTTGACCGAATCTGAACTTTTTGAAAAAACTCAAGCACTTCACAAGGTTGGGGGAATTTATCAAAGTCGCGGCAAAAAAGAAGAGCAAGATTGGAACTAGGCTTTAGGCATTGTTTTATCCCACTTTTTCCTCATTTATCCTGCGGTTTTTGTGTTATAATTTCTAGCTATACGGCAGGGAGTGCCGGAATTAACGCTTGAGGAGCTAGTTGGAAGACTAGGTGAACATTAACAAAAAACAGTTATTGTGCCCAAGAAACCTGAAGCCTTTTGGTTAAGGTACTTCACTTTTTTTCAATATAAATAAACCCGCTTAGACGGGTTTATTTGTGACTAATTTCGATTTAAATGTAACTTTGGGTAGTTGCCAGCAGCGAATACAATAAGTTAGCTACATATCCTGCTGGGAGACTTTGATGAAAAGTTACAGTTTTTTGCAAAAAATTACTACAGCGATTATCATATCCAGCCTTTCTTTATCCTGTGGTGCAACTGCTAAAAGAGAAACAAATCAAGCACAAGCTACTAATAAGCCAAAGCCAGAACCAACTATTGTCTACGGTGACTTAATTATTAAAGAACAATCAGATTATCTGATGATTCCCGTTAATCTCCCAGGACAGGATAACGATAAAGAAAGTAATTCTGGATATTCCCGTGATTACAAAAGAGAAAACCTACTATATAATATCATTTTTTATCATAAACAAAATGGTGATGCTCATCTTTTATTAAAGAAGAAAGCCATAATAAATTCCTTCGATTTCTTAGAAACAAAGACAGCAGGCAAAGTATCCACAAGGCTTTGGTTATATAAAATTTTTGACCAAGATACTAATGGAGACAAAAAGCTAGATTATAAAGATGCCAGTATTGGTTATGTTTCTGATTTATCCGGCAAGAATTTGCAGCAAATTACTCCAAATAATACTCAATTGATAAATTGGATTATTATCCCTAGTCAAAACGCCATTTTTCTGAAAATTATCAAAGACTCAGATAATGACAAAAAATTTACAGAAGCGGACAAGACAAACTTTGTCAGAGTTAGTCTTGATAAACCCGGTATGGGAATTGAAATTATTAGCGACCAAATAGAGCAAGAAATTAAGTCATATCTTCAAAAATAAGGTAATTGCCATATATCTTTTCAGGTTATAAAAACCTTTATTTGGTGCTTTTAACAACTATTTTTGTACTAGTACATCACGGCGGAAATAAAGCTACCATTCACAATTGCTGAAAGCTTTACAGTACAAGCTTTTTAATTTTTAATTTCTAATTTTTAATTCCGCGTTCGCGTAGCGTCTCGTAGAGATAGCGGTACTAGCTTTCTTGCAGAGCAATTAAGTGTTTTAGCCTTGATTCACATTCTTGATAAATCCAAAAAACTCGATTAATTCCTTGCACTTTCAACCAATTAACTGAAATATATAAATATTCAACTTTAGTTTGTTTGGCAATTGCTTCTAACAAAATGCCTAACGATGATGCACCGATTCTAAATAAGAAAATACCCGCCCTTCGTGGTAAATTAAACTGTCGCAGTGACCAAAGTCTACGAACTTTTTCTGTAACCAAGGGTTTGGTGTGCCAACTTGTCATTAATTCTTTGGCTTTTTGGCGATTACCTCTAGCTTGTTGGTAAGCAATTAGA includes the following:
- a CDS encoding AI-2E family transporter, which codes for MNLSLNQLLKWLIFTLLFPLIFLNVWLVFKFFKYFQPLVTIFVLATLFAFILNYPASLLQKRGLKRNYAVALVFILALLILVAVGITLLPVALEQFNEMAKLFPQWVDSSEEKLQSLNDLVFDQKLRVNLSQLLTNIINRLPDELEHLGNQIFSIVVDTIDSISEALITVVLTFYLLLDGERLSESILKKLPLNFGQFLRNSLQQNFQNYLIGQVSLALLMGLSETLMFLVFRVQFGLLFGLGVGLLSLIPFGDVVSLVIIILIIASHDFWLAVKIFAVAIVIDQLIDQAIAPRLLGKFTGIRPIWVIISLLVGTYIAGVLGLLIAVPVAGLIKDAIDALSSDIDHAVEGEGVAEMLTEESATQ
- a CDS encoding DUF3288 family protein, translating into MTEFPGSKDQQHPLYNRDRPFIDILLTQEATDYNLAELARLKIRYQGFPGARDIQQDLDKALQRWGLTESELFEKTQALHKVGGIYQSRGKKEEQDWN
- a CDS encoding AAA family ATPase, which gives rise to MLRSLTLKNFRCFQNFTIEPLERINLIGGKNNVGKTSLLEAIFIFINPNNPESLLQINRLRGIGKSGRFEDMEEMRGFFFGQEMIDNIIKLSGIENNQIERFLEIYLNESKKQLSLFEDFEDLQSNASLTTEFKPHNTLVLEYQINKKSASRISLTADGKLIGTRSRKEKFPLGIYLTTNIRSSKEDTVRFSNLERVGQQEAVLQTLRLLEPRLKRLTVLVDSEAIIYGDIGVSQLVPLPLMGEGIGRLLSIVLAIANAKGGTVLIDEIENGLHHSVLTNVWKAIADAARRADVQIFATTHSRECIIAAHEAFKNSDKYDFRYHRLDRVKDEIKAITYDQEALETSEELDWEIR
- a CDS encoding nuclease-related domain-containing protein, encoding MPKAGDGVRKMALKRRTGAVLQFSAAGGFVIIPLLLPIPPGLKLLVWLGCLVCAAFLYQQGKHLWMRANLATQGAVGEEKVAETLKPLESQGWKIEYNIPLKPWGDADVFLHSPKGNYFVIDTKSQRGGVFFDGSVLKQRFGKKVHEFRGGKDLLKVVAGQAATLRDVKRVKSVQPILCFTQANLEGIKQNQDINGVYVVTSAKLVSLLKQLDRN
- a CDS encoding bifunctional orotidine-5'-phosphate decarboxylase/orotate phosphoribosyltransferase, with translation MNFFDKLNSQISRSQSLLFVGLDPNPEMMPARYASPNLITGLENWLQFIIAETADFVCAYKPTLGFYEALGVPGLELLLKTLAVIPAHIPIILDAKHSDLNTSTICAHTMFTEWQIDAITLSPYTGQDHVAPFLVYPDKAVFILCCTSNPGAAALQQYPSKESPLYLQVVKESKNWGTPEQLGLEVGTTNANALALIRAIAPERIIMARSIWAEGSNLKEILAAGLNANGDGLLIPVPQDMLGKPKLSQAIQSLHSEINQIRTEIIWDGSTCSVWFPDICFLDQHPHQDLILQLYDIGCIMFGDYVQASGATFPYYIDLRKIISNPQVFNQVIVAYEEILKNLTFDRLAGIPYGSLPTATGLSLRLDCPMIFPRKEVKAHGTRKLIEGDFHPGETVVVVDDILISGKSVMEGAEKLKSAGLNVNDIVVFIDHEQGVKDKLQQNGYLGHSVLTISEIVTTLHQAGRINNEQFLAFTESNEGI
- a CDS encoding ATP-dependent Clp protease ATP-binding subunit gives rise to the protein MFEHFTSEAIRVIMLAQEEARRLGHNFVGTEQILLGLMGEGTGVAAKVLTELGVTLKDARREVEKIIGRGSGFVPPEIPFTPKVKSLFEQSFREAHSLGHNYINTEHLLLGLTEAGEGVAAKVLQNLGVDLKAVRTAVMRRLGDDASVFVGGNSQKRNQKLTIEEFGRNLTKLAQEGKLDPVVGRGKEIERTIQILGRRTKNNPVLIGEPGVGKTAIAEGIAQRIVNQDAPEILLNKQVISLDMGSLVSGTRFRGDFEERLKKIMDEIRSVGNIILVIDEVHTLVGAGGTEGGLDAANILKPALARGELQCIGATTLKEYRQHIERDAALERRFQPILVGEPSIEETVQILYGLRSAYEQHHKVHISDAAILAAAELSERYISDRFLPDKAIDLIDEAGSRVHLRNSRSSTNKELKRELISVTKSKEDAIRVQDFGKAVKLRGQELELQTQLHAESETDKTVTIPIVGEEDIAQIVASWTGVPVNKLTESESELLLHLEDTLHQRLIGQEQAVTSVSRAIRRARVGLKNPNRPIASFIFSGPTGVGKTELAKALAAYFFGSEEAMIRLDMSEFMESHTVSKLIGSPPGYVGYDDGGQLTEAVRRKPYSVLLFDEIEKAHPDVFNMLLQILDDGQLTDAKGRKVDFKNTLIILTSNIGSKVIEKGGSGLGFEFADNQSEASYNRIRTLVNEELKAYFRPEFLNRLDEIIVFTQLGKDEVKQIAEIMLLDVAGRLTERGIKLEVSDRFKERVVQEGYNPSYGARPLRRAIMRLLEDSLAEALLSGQIADGDTAIVDIDDDGQVRVTKPETREFLLASVG